A single region of the Devosia sp. FJ2-5-3 genome encodes:
- a CDS encoding LysE family translocator, translating into MDYAQALWIYTILVFGIIVVPGMDMFYILANALTGGRRLGFAALAGVMLGGAVHALFGAVAVGVLAQLPNALFQAMVLVGAAYMAWIGYTLLRSAITVEGIGQATTRTDWSAFRQGAITCLLNPKAYLFVLAVFPQFLRPEFGPVWTQAIALGIITVLMQGAVYGALALAAGRGRDALVGNPAATIWIGRAAGALFIVVALFTAWHGLTMSIAG; encoded by the coding sequence ATGGATTACGCACAAGCGCTCTGGATCTACACGATCCTCGTCTTCGGCATCATCGTCGTGCCGGGCATGGACATGTTCTACATTCTCGCCAACGCCCTCACTGGTGGCCGGCGTCTCGGCTTCGCGGCTCTTGCCGGTGTCATGCTGGGCGGTGCTGTCCATGCCCTTTTCGGCGCGGTGGCGGTGGGCGTCCTGGCCCAGCTTCCCAATGCGCTGTTCCAGGCCATGGTGCTTGTCGGCGCCGCCTACATGGCCTGGATCGGCTATACGCTCCTGCGCAGCGCCATTACTGTCGAAGGCATCGGACAGGCGACAACCCGCACCGATTGGTCTGCCTTCCGCCAGGGCGCCATTACCTGCCTTCTCAATCCCAAGGCCTATCTCTTCGTGCTGGCGGTCTTCCCCCAGTTCCTTCGCCCCGAATTCGGCCCGGTCTGGACCCAGGCAATCGCTCTTGGCATCATCACCGTCCTGATGCAGGGCGCTGTCTACGGCGCCCTGGCGCTGGCCGCCGGCCGGGGCCGCGACGCACTGGTCGGCAATCCCGCCGCCACGATCTGGATCGGCCGGGCAGCCGGCGCGCTCTTTATCGTCGTCGCCCTCTTCACCGCCTGGCATGGGCTGACCATGTCAATTGCCGGCTGA
- a CDS encoding rhodanese-like domain-containing protein, giving the protein MPTNVKDMLAAANAEVPRISADEAHRMVKEQNAVIVDVRDPAELAAAGKIPGSVNIPRGMLEFRADATSQYHDANLSPDRPIILHCASGGRSALSGATLRQMGYTNVHNLGGFKPDWVDAGGEVEKV; this is encoded by the coding sequence ATGCCCACCAATGTCAAAGACATGCTTGCCGCAGCCAATGCCGAGGTGCCCCGCATTTCCGCCGACGAAGCCCACCGCATGGTCAAGGAGCAGAACGCTGTCATCGTCGACGTCCGCGATCCCGCTGAGCTGGCTGCCGCCGGCAAGATCCCCGGCTCGGTGAACATCCCTCGCGGCATGCTCGAATTCCGCGCCGATGCCACCTCGCAATATCACGACGCCAATCTCAGCCCCGATCGCCCAATCATCCTCCATTGCGCCTCCGGCGGACGCTCCGCCCTCAGCGGCGCGACGCTGCGCCAGATGGGCTACACCAATGTCCACAATCTCGGCGGTTTCAAACCCGATTGGGTCGACGCGGGCGGCGAAGTCGAAAAAGTCTGA
- a CDS encoding acetyl-CoA hydrolase/transferase family protein has product MGDLTTRIRHPDLMGRIMTPEAAAALIEDGMVIGMSGFTKSGDAKAVPLALAARGHTDPFKITLITGASLGHEIDRKLTEAGVLARRMPFQADPTLRKAINRGEVMFIDQHLSETVEHLRSNQLGPVDYAIIEAAAITETGAIVPTTSIGNSASLAILAKKVIVEINLAQPLGLDGLHDIYIPSKRPTRAPIPLMACDSRIGTPYVEIPPEKIAAIVVTDTVDSASSVVPADDDTRAIARHLIGLLEREVARGRLNLSLQPLQAGVGSIANSVLQGLADGPFHNLRMYSEVLQDSTFDLFDAGKLTFASASSFSLSAPYASRIYEHFERYKDKLVLRPQEISNHPEVIRRLGIIGINTALEFDIYGNVNSTHVDGTMMMNGIGGSGDFARNAYLSIFVTKSLAKDGAISSVVPMVSHVDHTEHDVDILVTEIGLADLRGLAPRERARIIIDNCVHPTYRDQMNDYFTRALARGGHTPHILEEAFSWHTRRQQTGTMKA; this is encoded by the coding sequence ATGGGCGACTTGACCACCCGCATCCGCCATCCCGACCTCATGGGCCGCATCATGACGCCCGAGGCCGCCGCCGCGCTGATCGAGGACGGCATGGTGATCGGCATGAGCGGTTTTACCAAATCCGGCGATGCCAAGGCCGTTCCGCTGGCGCTGGCCGCCCGCGGTCATACCGATCCCTTCAAGATCACGCTGATCACCGGCGCCTCGCTCGGCCACGAAATCGACCGCAAGCTGACCGAGGCCGGCGTCCTCGCCCGCCGCATGCCCTTCCAGGCGGACCCGACCCTGCGTAAGGCCATCAACCGCGGCGAGGTCATGTTCATCGACCAGCATCTGAGCGAGACGGTGGAGCATCTGCGCTCCAACCAGCTCGGCCCGGTCGACTACGCCATCATCGAGGCCGCCGCCATCACCGAGACCGGCGCCATCGTCCCCACCACCTCGATCGGCAATTCGGCCAGCCTCGCCATCCTGGCCAAGAAGGTCATCGTCGAGATCAACCTCGCCCAGCCGCTCGGGCTCGATGGCCTGCACGACATCTACATTCCCTCCAAGCGCCCCACCCGCGCCCCGATCCCGCTCATGGCCTGCGACAGCCGCATCGGCACGCCCTATGTCGAGATCCCGCCCGAAAAGATCGCGGCCATCGTCGTCACCGACACCGTGGACAGCGCCTCGAGCGTGGTTCCCGCCGATGACGACACCCGGGCCATTGCCCGCCATCTCATCGGCCTGCTCGAGCGCGAGGTCGCGAGGGGCCGGCTCAATCTCTCACTGCAGCCCCTCCAGGCCGGCGTCGGCTCCATCGCCAATTCCGTGCTTCAGGGCCTCGCCGACGGCCCCTTCCACAATCTGCGCATGTATAGCGAGGTCCTGCAGGACTCCACCTTTGACCTCTTCGATGCCGGCAAGCTCACCTTTGCCTCGGCCTCCTCCTTCAGCCTCAGCGCCCCCTACGCCTCGCGCATCTATGAGCATTTCGAGCGCTACAAGGACAAGCTGGTCCTCCGCCCACAGGAAATCTCCAACCACCCGGAAGTCATCCGGCGCCTGGGCATCATTGGCATCAATACCGCGCTCGAATTCGACATCTATGGCAACGTCAATTCCACCCATGTCGACGGCACCATGATGATGAACGGCATTGGCGGTTCCGGCGATTTCGCCCGCAATGCCTATCTCTCGATTTTCGTCACCAAATCGCTGGCCAAGGATGGCGCCATTTCCTCGGTCGTCCCCATGGTCAGCCATGTCGACCACACCGAGCATGATGTCGATATTCTCGTCACCGAGATCGGTCTCGCCGATCTGCGCGGCCTCGCCCCGCGCGAGCGCGCCCGGATCATCATCGACAATTGCGTGCACCCCACCTATCGCGACCAGATGAACGACTATTTCACCCGCGCCCTGGCCCGCGGCGGCCACACCCCGCATATCCTCGAAGAAGCCTTCTCCTGGCACACCCGCCGCCAGCAGACAGGCACCATGAAGGCCTAG
- the ssb gene encoding single-stranded DNA-binding protein has protein sequence MAGSVNKVILVGNLGNDPEVRNLQSGGKVVNLSIATSESWKDRNTGEKREKTEWHRVVIFSEGLARVAESYLRKGSKVYIEGQLQTRKWQDQSGQDKYSTEVVLQGFNSNLTLLDGRGEGASAGGGEGGGFGGGGGGYGGGGDGGFRGRDNNAGGGGARRPAANAPAFEPGGMDDDIPF, from the coding sequence ATGGCTGGCAGCGTGAACAAGGTTATTCTGGTGGGCAATCTGGGCAATGACCCGGAAGTGCGGAACCTGCAGAGCGGCGGCAAGGTGGTGAACCTTTCCATCGCCACCTCGGAAAGCTGGAAGGACCGCAATACCGGCGAGAAGCGCGAGAAGACCGAATGGCACCGCGTGGTGATCTTCTCGGAAGGTCTTGCCCGCGTGGCCGAAAGTTATTTGCGCAAGGGCAGCAAGGTCTATATCGAGGGCCAGCTGCAGACCCGCAAATGGCAGGACCAGTCCGGCCAGGACAAATATTCGACCGAAGTGGTGCTGCAGGGATTCAACTCCAACCTGACGCTGCTTGACGGCCGTGGCGAAGGTGCCAGCGCCGGTGGTGGCGAAGGCGGCGGCTTCGGCGGTGGTGGCGGCGGCTATGGCGGGGGCGGCGATGGCGGCTTCCGTGGTCGCGACAACAATGCGGGTGGCGGCGGCGCCCGTCGGCCTGCGGCCAATGCACCGGCCTTCGAGCCCGGCGGCATGGACGACGATATCCCCTTCTGA